CTAAAAAGTCTGGAACTCTGAAGAGTTCCGCTACATTTCAATTGGAGGCGCCAGGAGTTTTCTCCTGACGCTTTCGTTTTTGTCGGGAGGGAGGTAACTCCCGACAGCACTGAGGAAAGGGCGTATTGCAATACGCCTCTACAACCTCATTTCTTGCTTGACAGGACTTGAAATTGTATTAAATTACTACAGGAGAGGGGAAAGGAGGTTTAAATGAAAAAAACAAATTTTATCTGGTTGGGGGTAATTATTTTTTTATCTTTCCAGTTCCTATCAGCTTACTCTTCTGAAATAACGCCTGCGGTAAAGGCAGTAAATGAAAAAACAGAAGGCTGTAACTGCCGTGGGGATTTGGACCGTAATGGGGTTATCAACCCGGCTGATCTGGAGTATATGGCTAAGGTAATCCAGCATGAGATCAGTCCAGACCCTTCTGTGGCTGAATGTGCAGACCTGAATTATAATGGTCTTTCGTATGAGATGAGTGATTATGCGATTTTGCAGAGCTGGATGAGCGCATATCATGTGATCCTGTGCGGGGATGAGAAACTAATCGGAGATTTGAATTTGAACCTTATTCCCTATGAGGTTGCGGATGCAGTCTTATTCTTAAGCTATTTCATGGAGGGTACTGCAGTTTTCACTCTCGACTCGGCTCAGCAGATTGCCAATACAGATATTGACGGAAATGGGAAAGTTTTAACTCTATCCGACTTTGTCCTGATGACCAGGATAATGCGGCATGATGCTATACCGGGGGACACAACTGGCTATTCAGATAAGATTGCCTATTTTACTACTTCTGTAAGAGATTCTGTTTTTCTATTCTCCTTCAACTCTGAGGCACCTGTTGGAGCCGCACTTTTCACCT
This Candidatus Zixiibacteriota bacterium DNA region includes the following protein-coding sequences:
- a CDS encoding T9SS type A sorting domain-containing protein, which produces MKKTNFIWLGVIIFLSFQFLSAYSSEITPAVKAVNEKTEGCNCRGDLDRNGVINPADLEYMAKVIQHEISPDPSVAECADLNYNGLSYEMSDYAILQSWMSAYHVILCGDEKLIGDLNLNLIPYEVADAVLFLSYFMEGTAVFTLDSAQQIANTDIDGNGKVLTLSDFVLMTRIMRHDAIPGDTTGYSDKIAYFTTSVRDSVFLFSFNSEAPVGAALFTFACSDTLALPYLYSTNMDLIYKINNNELRILVFSLGGANIPSGPVDLLAIPLENVCTLTNLEVVDDKGRVMKAIYGTTGISDQPVADLPKSFTLLPNYPNPFNPETYIEYALPADCQVTLAVYNILGQKVRTLINEYQSAGLKSVRWVGKDDSGNQVSAGVYFYSIKADNFTQAKKMILLK